A region of Epinephelus fuscoguttatus linkage group LG1, E.fuscoguttatus.final_Chr_v1 DNA encodes the following proteins:
- the rab44 gene encoding titin homolog isoform X1, with protein MSAQSAKKKRFGSRRRAANQNEISKGDEFHTTDSTFVAQYHIPEENTESLNEVASPDNSQSETQPLPSPELSGNRRKLGSSRRNKRQHVKDSETESHHNPREEVEEKTRGEETTETKQMSLVIQHKRQEELSQGAVDDMSATHDESLYSAVTPSEVQNSTINYAEADLESLIPKSENLQVDQDENETNSRVVSDSCKLVEYMQEGNDKSDTLHSEDVKESEHLVGISELTTLSVLSCPTVDPQLIDQLNSREMPEEKFPNMYSTTEKDSNERDDNIELLKQDGNLQGNFLVSESHVESVAMQFSTTPVITTEKMSSRENTDTECSVWQAAISTAEEVLHTDEEQNEHFNLSEVKGDHQSEDAENKVREQKIKPTEIHEITSEMLIHDATENPENLTDQTDMSGTQQPEFVVKITDDCLTSNEISSSDSKQDEHHTDESNAEALEEKNEDYHVYHTKKPPISNKERVDTVLGQVYEMEGQVEDDIKLSVEQTGHQEKDRLFYEMEESESPLRTLKSEINSPFDSQHQQNDTDFNPLGNRRKLGSSRRNKGRQHVKDPDAESYHKPAEDVVGNTRDNEPLETTEMSLTIKTAMQGKTNETMLEGINKFDTTETEDVGDQVKENALCTDIQLPSSCSVTERKERDENTELLKQWGILQSNDLVSEGVESSIASEITTDNHDPREHTEPECSVEQALFSLPKEESPTNEEQNEHFNLSEVRGDHQSEDAESKVHEQEIKPTEMPQTEYSSEMLIHDATENPEITSGNLTDQTEVSDTHQSELSVNGADDSPFKQDISNPDDKEDERPVEESNFETLEQNNEDYHVYDTKKAPISDIERVDTAQGQVSEVEGQVEDDVKPSDEQTDHQEKEGLFDKMEESESSLQTLQSETNVPSDSQHQQNDTGFNPLGNRRKLGSSRRNRGRRHVKDPDAESYHEPTEDVVGNTRYNEPLEKTEMSLTIETAMQEKTSETMLEGIDKFDTTEGEDGSDQVKENEHGGTLVGTDLHSSSTVDQQTVNQSNIMEMPDKELPSLCSVAEKEMDEDTELLGQSGILQSNNLVSEGVESSITSEITTDKHDPREHTEPEYSVEQAIFSLLKEELPTNEEQNEHFNLSEVNGDHQSQDADSKVHEQEIELTEMPQTEYSSEMLIHDATENPEIISENLTDQTEVSDAHQSELSVNSADDSPFKQEILDPNDKEDEHHTEESNFETSEQKHEEYNVYDTKTPPISNIERVDTVLGQVYEMGCRVEDDIKSSDEQTGHQEKEAVFSEMEESESSLQTLQSEINSPFDSQHQQNETGLNPLGNRRKLGSSRRNKGRRHVKDSHTESHHTPSEDVVGNTRDNEPLETTEMSLTTETAMQGKTNETMLEGINKFDTAETEDVGDQVKENALGTDIHSSSTEDQQTIDQLIFREMPDKELPDVCFVPEKESKDRDEDTELLRHDGNLRTNLLVSELHENSANLESSITSEITADKHNPREHTEPEVRGDHQSEDAVNIVDGQEVKQTQMLEMPQIEQSSERLIHDATENLKITSGDLTDQTEVSDTHQSELIMRSANDSSTNQEILNPDEKQDEHHTKESNTEALEHINEDYHVYDTKTPPISNIERVDTAFGQVYEMEGQLEDGMKPSVEQTGHQEREGVFSEMEESESSLQTLQSDTNARVDSQHQQNDTGFNPLGNRRKLGSSRRNRGRRHVKDSDAESYHEPTDEVVGNTRDNESLEKTEMSLTIETAVQEKTNETMLEGIDKFDTTEAEDVTGQVKENDHVVTLVGTDLHSSSTVDQQTIDQSNVREMPDEELPSSCSVAEKESKETDKDTELLKQSGILQTNYLMSEPHVKSRALESSITSEITTDNLSSREHTEPEVRGDHQSEDAESHMHEQEIKPAEIHEITSEMLIHDATENPENLTDQTDMSGTQQSEFILKITNDSLTSNEISSSESKQDEHHMKESNAEALEQKNEDYHVYDTKKATISDIERVDTAQGQVCEVEGQVEDDVKPSDEQTDHQEKEGLFDKMEESESSLQTLQSETNVPFDSQHQQNDTGFNPLGNRRKLGSSRRNRGRRHVKDSDAESHHEPTEEVVGNTRDNKPLETSLTIETAVQEKTNETMLEGIDKLHTAETEDVGDQVKDNEHVVTLVGTDVHSSSTVDQQTMGQLNFREMPDEELPNVCSAPEIESKDRDKDTGLLRQDGNLQTNFLVSESRVESADLESSITAEITTDKHSQRKHTEIECIVEQAVFSSSKEDLSTDEEHKEPKVRGAHHLQDAVNEEEVKSTQVQEMHQIDNSSVMEIESSLQTLQSEMNTPLDSHPLDNSQSIKEQTQTGFSSTGNRRKLGSSRRNKGRLHVEDTTKISLVMETTRQEELKEQPGLDFKSAGEMRKIRSAVNDGENTDKIFAEDTLLSQNVMDNSTNLTRDIASSSGKHDIVKSNKEVSDEENKLMKECDHLNQLTGCDTVKTDLIQSPEVSVWKDDADIQSISYHDDSVTARLIASDALEQEEAFHVQNTEALPSDKEISMQKTNDTLETVRDVIIKDLSTGGEGSMYVQGSGQDEDREHFEDSMKKDHEDREINVELFSAEHSKTDAPSDIGLEEKLRAAPAMDVSEESGISSKQEKTWSETLQVEPKQRRRKMGSTRRSQLNRKPEEKRTETIDSDFNTEADMKNLDKRGVVEELPVTVAAEVSPSEKAKPSLSPASHNEEVVDPVKFVQVADVRQSERNVDVSVEPSQIDDFTAIEVDIASVLAGDNSINPLLSPNTEDTTEESFVSLCETTQSAQNNEDRPESASVTNNQALKSAEQPDVAVLDIVKSEVRGGTGEEHLTAQASEEEPDNMNEGAHNKNPEGKNRRRKLGSSRRNLSSRTKREDLHQKQEVDDEATEAATNVGDVKTESLSGIIEDEEQLHVADKDIGSEERKETVFETEEHGHTGESQENPVSGGQLVETEHQPTPNDPSAISSSSPKQDSVSELASSGKRRKMGSHRKSHGHQNNENQTAGGDRITDTQNGQDVRGTRDQSAIKTTEELREKSLGLDKIPEVDESDKTPSSNISTSKEGEHSRPVSDKTPQPVTPIQHRSADIRLGQESQTKFSLAGNARAADLRSNAYNVMMIGDSSVGKTSFIKRAQSGKFSLDLPASVGLDSCMWTVVVEGKPVVLQLWDTAGQERFHSITRQIFHKAQAFLLMYDITCSQSFSAVSYWASCIQEDAAEDVMVLLVGNKSDCAKQQVKTQEAKSLAKEYNFEFMECSAATGENVVQSLETVARMLCQRDDTREEAIVLHKEPQKKKSSGCC; from the exons ATGTCCGCTCAaagtgcaaagaaaaaaagatttggttCACGTCGCCGAGCAGCAAACCAAAATGAAATATCTAAGGGTGATGAGTTCCACACAACGGACAGTACCTTTGTAGCTCAATACCACATACCAGAAGAAAATACTGAGTCATTAAATGAAGTTGCTAGTCCTGACAATTCACAGTCTGAAACACAACCCCTACCTTCACCTGAACTCTCAGGGAACAGGAGAAAACTGGGATCTAGTCgaagaaataaaagacagcatgTTAAGGACTCGGAGACTGAATCGCACCACAACCCCAGAGAGGAAGTTGAGGAAAAGACCAGGGGAGAGGAAACCACTGAAACGAAACAAATGTCACTTGTAATACAACATAAGAGGCAGGAAGAGTTAAGTCAGGGGGCTGTGGATGATATGTCTGCAACGCATGACGAGTCTTTGTATTCAGCCGTTACACCTTCTGAGGTTCAAAACTCTACAATAAACTATGCAGAGGCTGACCTGGAAAGTTTAATTCCCAAAAGTGAAAATCTGCAAGTAGACCAAGATGAAAATGAGACCAACTCTAGGGTGGTTTCTGACTCTTGTAAATTAGTGGAATATATGCAGGAAGGAAATGACAAATCTGACACTCTTCACAGTGAGGACGTCAAAGAAAGTGAACATCTTGTTGGCATCTCTGAGTTAACTACTTTAAGTGTACTTTCATGCCCAACAGTAGATCCTCAGCTGATTGACCAATTAAATTCCAGGGAAATGCCAGAAGAAAAATTTCCAAATATGTATTCTACAACAGAAAAAGACAGCAATGAAAGAGACGACAACATAGAATTGTTAAAGCAGGATGGAAACTTACAGGGCAACTTCTTAGTGAGTGAGTCACATGTAGAATCAGTTGCTATGCAGTTTTCTACCACACCAGTGATAACCACAGAAAAAATGAGCTCAAGagaaaacactgacactgaatgCAGTGTTTGGCAAGCAGCAATTTCAACAGCAGAAGAGGTGTtacatacagatgaggaacaaAATGAACATTTCAACTTATCTGAAGTCAAAGGTGATCATCAGTCAGAAGACGCTGAAAACAAAGTTCGTGAACAAAAGATTAAGCcaacagaaatacatgaaatcaCATCTGAAATGTTGATACATGATGCCACAGAAAATCCTGAAAACCTTACAGACCAAACTGACATGAGTGGCACACAGCAGCCTGAGTTCGTTGTGAAAATCACAGATGATTGTCTCACCAGTAATGAAATTTCAAGTTCTGACAGCAAACAGGATGAGCATCATACAGATGAAAGCAACGCTGAAGCTTTAGAGGAGAAAAATGAGGATTATCATGTATATCATACCAAGAAACCACCAATCAGCAACAAAGAAAGAGTAGACACTGTACTTGGTCAGGTGTATGAGATGGAAGGCCAAGTAGAGGATGATATAAAACTCAGTGTTGAACAAACAGGTCATCAGGAGAAGGATAGACTTTTCTATGAAATGGAGGAGAGTGAGTCCCCCTTACGAACCCTGAAATCAGAAATAAATTCTCCTTTTGATTCCCAACACCAGCAAAATGACACAGACTTCAACCCCCTTGGGAACAGAAGAAAACTGGGGTCTAGTCGTAGAAATAAAGGACGACAACATGTCAAAGACCCTGATGCTGAATCATACCACAAACCTGCAGAGGATGTTGTTGGAAATACCAGGGATAATGAACCCCTTGAAacaacagaaatgtcactgacaataaaaacagcaatgcagggaaaaacaaatgaaaccatGCTGGAAGGAATCAACAAATTTGACACTACTGAGACTGAAGATGTTGGTGATCAAGTTAAAGAAAATGCACTTTGCACTGATATACAGCTTCCCAGTTCGTGTTCTGTAactgaaagaaaggaaagagacgAGAACACGGAACTGCTTAAGCAGTGGGGAATTTTGCAGTCCAACGATTTGGTGAGTGAGGGTGTAGAGTCGTCTATCGCATCAGAGATAACCACAGATAATCATGACCCCAGAGAGCATACAGAGCCTGAATGTAGTGTTGAACAAGCACTATTTTCATTGCCAAAAGAAGAGTCACCAACAAATGAGGAACAAAATGAGCATTTCAACTTGTCTGAAGTCAGAGGTGATCATCAGTCAGAGGATGCTGAAAGTAAAGTGCATGAACAGGAAATTAAACCAACAGAAATGCCTCAAACTGAATACTCATCTGAAATGTTGATACATGATGCCACAGAGAATCCTGAAATCACCTCTGGAAACCTGACAGACCAAACTGAAGTCAGTGATACACACCAATCTGAGTTGAGTGTAAACGGTGCTGATGATTCTCCTTTCAAGCAGGACATTTCAAATCCTGATGACAAAGAAGATGAGCGTCCTGTGGAGGAAAGCAACTTTGAGACTTTAGAGCAGAATAATGAGGATTATCATGTTTATGATACCAAGAAAGCACCAATCAGCGACATAGAAAGAGTAGACACTGCGCAAGGTCAG GTGTCTGAGGTGGAAGGCCAAGTAGAGGATGATGTAAAACCTAGTGATGAACAAACAGATCATCAGGAGAAGGAAGGACTCTTTGATAAAATGGAGGAGAGTGAATCCTCTTTACAAACCCTGCAATCAGAAACAAATGTTCCTTCTGATTCCCAACATCAGCAAAATGACACAGGCTTCAACCCCCTTGGGAACAGAAGAAAACTGGGGTCTAGTCGCAGAAATAGAGGAAGACGTCATGTCAAGGACCCTGATGCTGAATCATACCATGAACCTACAGAGGATGTTGTTGGAAATACCAGGTATAATGAACCCcttgaaaaaacagaaatgtcactgacAATAGAAACAGCAATGCAGGAAAAAACAAGTGAAACCATGCTGGAAGGAATCGACAAATTTGACACTACTGAGGGGGAAGATGGTAGTGATCAAGTTAAAGAAAATGAACATGGTGGCACACTTGTTGGCACTGATTTACATTCAAGTTCAACAGTAGATCAACAGACAGTCAACCAATCAAACATCATGGAGATGCCAGATAAGGAGCTTCCCAGTTTGTGTTCTGTAGCAGAAAAGGAAATGGACGAGGACACAGAGCTGCTCGGGCAGTCAGGAATTTTGCAGTCCAACAATTTGGTGAGTGAGGGTGTAGAGTCGTCTATCACATCAGAGATAACCACAGATAAACATGACCCCAGAGAGCATACAGAGCCTGAATACAGTGTTGAACAAGCAATATTTTCATTGCTAAAAGAAGAGTTGCCCACAAATGAGGAACAAAATGAGCATTTCAACTTGTCTGAAGTCAATGGTGATCATCAGTCACAGGATGCTGACAGTAAAGTGCATGAGCAGGAGATTGAGCTAACAGAAATGCCTCAAACTGAATACTCATCTGAAATGTTGATACATGATGCCACAGAGAATCCTGAAATCATTTCTGAAAACCTGACAGACCAAACCGAAGTCAGTGATGCACATCAATCTGAGTTGAGTGTAAACAGTGCTGATGATTCTCCCTTCAAGCAGGAAATTTTAGATCCTAATGACAAAGAGGATGAGCATCATACAGAAGAAAGCAACTTTGAGACTTCAGAGCAGAAACATGAAGAATATAATGTTTATGATACCAAGACACCACCGATCAGCAACATAGAAAGAGTAGACACTGTACTTGGTCAGGTATATGAGATGGGATGCAGAGTAGAGGATGATATAAAATCTAGTGATGAACAAACAGGTCATCAGGAGAAGGAAGCAGTCTTCTCTGAAATGGAGGAGAGTGAATCCTCTTTACAAACCCTGCAATCAGAAATAAATTCTCCTTTTGACTCTCAACATCAGCAAAATGAAACAGGCCTCAACCCCCTTGGGAACAGAAGAAAACTGGGTTCTAGCCGCAGAAATAAAGGTAGACGTCATGTCAAGGACTCTCATACTGAATCACACCACACACCTTCAGAGGATGTTGTTGGAAATACCAGAGATAATGAACCCCTTGAAACAACAGAAATGTCATTAACAACAGAGACAGCAATGCagggaaaaacaaatgaaaccatGCTGGAAGGAATCAACAAATTTGACACTGCTGAGACTGAAGATGTTGGTGATCAAGTTAAAGAAAATGCACTTGGCACTGATATACATTCAAGTTCAACAGAAGATCAACAGACAATCGACCAATTAATTTTCAGGGAGATGCCAGATAAAGAACTTCCTGATGTGTGCTTTGTGCCAGAAAAGGAAAGCAAGGATAGAGACGAGGACACAGAATTGTTGAGGCATGATGGAAATTTACGGACCAACCTTTTAGTGAGTGAATTACATGAGAATTCAGCAAATTTAGAGTCCTCTATCACATCAGAGATAACCGCAGATAAACACAACCCCAGAGAGCATACAGAGCCTGAAGTCAGAGGTGATCATCAGTCAGAGGATGCTGTGAATATAGTGGATGGACAGGAGGTAAAGCAAACACAAATGCTAGAAATGCCTCAAATTGAACAGTCATCTGAAAGGTTGATACATGATGCCACAGAGAATCTTAAAATCACCTCTGGAGACCTTACAGACCAAACTGAAGTCAGTGATACACACCAATCCGAGTTAATTATGAGAAGTGCCAATGATTCTTCTACCAATCAGGAAATTTTAAATCCTGATGAGAAACAGGATGAGCATCATACGAAAGAAAGCAATACTGAGGCTTTAGAGCATATAAATGAAGATTATCATGTTTATGATACCAAGACACCACCGATCAGCAACATAGAGAGAGTAGACACTGCATTCGGTCAGGTGTATGAGATGGAAGGCCAATTAGAGGATGGTATGAAACCCAGTGTTGAACAAACAGGTCATCAGGAAAGGGAAGGAGTCTTCTCTGAAATGGAGGAGAGTGAATCCTCTTTACAAACCCTACAATCAGATACAAATGCTCGTGTTGATTCTCAACATCAGCAAAATGACACAGGCTTCAACCCCCTTGGGAACAGAAGAAAACTGGGGTCTAGCCGCAGAAATAGAGGAAGACGTCATGTCAAGGACTCTGATGCTGAATCATACCATGAACCTACAGATGAAGTTGTTGGAAATACCAGGGATAATGAATCCcttgaaaaaacagaaatgtcactaACAATAGAGACAGCAgtgcaggaaaaaacaaatgaaaccatGCTGGAAGGAATTGACAAATTTGACACTACTGAGGCTGAAGATGTTACTGGTCAAGTTAAAGAAAATGATCATGTTGTCACACTTGTTGGCACTGATTTACATTCAAGTTCAACAGTAGATCAACAGACGATCGACCAATCAAATGTCAGGGAGATGCCAGATGAAGAACTTCCCAGTTCGTGTTCTGTAGCAGAAAAAGAAAGCAAGGAAACAGACAaggacacagagctgctcaAGCAGTCGGGAATTTTACAGACCAACTATTTAATGAGTGAACCACATGTGAAATCAAGAGCTTTAGAGTCCTCGATCACATCAGAGATAACCACAGATAACCTCAGCTCCAGAGAGCATACAGAGCCTGAAGTAAGAGGTGATCATCAGTCAGAGGATGCTGAAAGTCACATGCATGAACAGGAGATTAAGCcagcagaaatacatgaaatcaCGTCCGAAATGTTGATACATGATGCCACAGAAAATCCTGAAAACCTTACAGACCAAACTGACATGAGTGGCACACAGCAGtctgagttcattttgaaaatcaCCAATGACTCTCTCACCAGTAATGAAATTTCAAGTTCTGAAAGCAAACAGGATGAGCATCATATGAAAGAAAGCAACGCTGAGGCTTTAGAGCAGAAAAATGAGGATTATCATGTTTATGATACCAAGAAAGCAACAATCAGCGACATAGAAAGAGTAGACACTGCGCAAGGTCAGGTGTGTGAGGTGGAAGGCCAAGTAGAGGATGATGTAAAACCTAGTGATGAACAAACAGATCATCAGGAGAAGGAAGGACTCTTTGATAAAATGGAGGAGAGTGAATCCTCTTTACAAACCCTGCAATCAGAAACAAATGTTCCTTTTGATTCCCAACATCAGCAAAATGACACAGGCTTCAACCCCCTTGGGAACAGAAGAAAACTGGGGTCTAGTCGCAGAAATAGAGGAAGACGTCATGTCAAGGACTCTGATGCTGAATCACACCATGAACCTACAGAGGAAGTTGTTGGAAATACCAGGGATAATAAACCCTTGGAAACATCATTAACAATAGAGACAGCAgtgcaggaaaaaacaaatgaaaccatGCTGGAAGGAATCGACAAATTACACACTGCTGAGACTGAAGATGTTGGTGATCAAGTTAAAGACAATGAGCATGTTGTCACACTTGTTGGCACCGATGTACATTCAAGTTCAACAGTAGATCAACAGACAATGGGCCAATTAAATTTCAGGGAGATGCCAGATGAAGAACTTCCCAATGTGTGTTCTGCACCAGAAATAGAAAGCAAGGACAGAGACAAGGACACAGGATTGTTAAGGCAGGATGGAAATTTACAGACCAACTTCTTGGTGAGTGAATCACGTGTGGAATCAGCAGATTTAGAGTCCTCTATCACAGCGGAGATAACCACAGATAAACACAGCCAGAGAAAACATACTGAAATTGAATGCATTGTTGAGCAAGCAGTCTTTTCATCATCAAAAGAAGATTTGTCTACAGATGAGGAACATAAAGAGCCAAAAGTCAGAGGAGCTCATCATTTACAGGATGCTGTAAATGAAGAGGAGGTCAAGTCAACACAAGTGCAAGAAATGCATCAAATTGATAACTCCTCAGTTATGGAGATTGAATCTTCTTTACAAACACTACAATCAGAAATGAATACTCCTTTGGACTCCCATCCTCTGGACAATTCTCAGAGTATCAAAGAGCAAACTCAGACAGGCTTCAGTTCCACAGGGAATAGAAGGAAATTGGGGTCAAGCCGAAGAAATAAAGGACGACTGCATGTCGAGGACACGACAAAAATATCTTTGGTAATGGAGACAACGAGGCAGGAAGAATTAAAAGAGCAACCCGGCCTAGACTTCAAATCCGCTGGGGAAATGAGAAAAATTAGATCGGCTGTAAATGATggagaaaacacagacaagatCTTTGCAGAAGACACACTTTTGTCACAGAATGTGATGGACAACAGTACAAACTTGACAAGAGACATTGCTTCAAGCTCAGGCAAACATGACATAGTCAAATCCAATAAGGAAGTCAGTGATGAGGAAAATAAGCTCATGAAAGAGTGTGATCATTTAAATCAGCTTACAGGATGTGACACAGTTAAAACGGACTTGATACAATCACCAGAAGTCTCAGTTTGGAAAGACGATGCAGACATACAGAGTATCTCTTATCATGATGACAGCGTAACAGCCAGGTTAATTGCTTCAGATGCTCTTGAGCAAGAAGAAGCCTTTCATGTCCAAAACACGGAAGCTTTACCCAGTGACAAAGAAATTAGTATGCAAAAGACAAATGATACATTAGAAACTGTGAGAGATGTCATAATAAAAGACTTAAGTACAGGAGGGGAGGGTTCAATGTATGTACAAGGTTCTGGACAGGATGAGGATAGAGAACATTTTGAAGATTCTATGAAGAAAGATCACGAAGACAGAGAAATTAATGTTGAACTGTTTTCTGCTGAACACAGCAAAACTGATGCTCCATCTGACATTGGTCTTGAGGAAAAGTTAAGAGCAGCGCCAGCTATGGATGTGTCTGAGGAAAGTGGAATTTCCAGCAAACAAGAAAAAACTTGGAGTGAAACTTTGCAAGTAGAACccaaacagaggaggagaaagatggGCTCTACTCGCCGGAGTCAACTCAATAGAAAACcagaggaaaagagaacagAAACAATAGATAGTGACTTTAACACAGAGGCTGACATGAAAAATCTTGACAAGAGGGGAGTAGTGGAGGAGTTACCAGTGACTGTAGCTGCAGAGGTGTCACCCAGTGAAAAAGCAAAACCATCACTGAGTCCTGCCTCCCACAATGAAGAAGTTGTTGATCCTGTTAAGTTTGTTCAGGTAGCTGATGTGAGGCAGAGTGAGAGAAATGTAGATGTTAGTGTGGAGCCATCACAGATAGATGATTTTACAGCCATTGAGGTGGATATAGCATCTGTGCTTGCTGGAGATAACTCAATAAATCCATTGCTCTCTCCTAATACTGAAGACACTACAGAGGagagttttgtgtctttatgtgaGACCACACAGAGTGCACAAAATAATGAGGATAGGCCAGAGAGTGCAAGCGTTACAAATAACCAAGCTCTGAAATCAGCAGAGCAGCCTGATGTGGCAGTTTTGGATATTGTGAAATCTGAAGTCAGAGGAGGAACTGGAGAGGAGCATTTGACTGCCCAGGCTAGTGAAGAAGAGCCAGACAACATGAATGAAGGAGCTCACAATAAAAATCCCGAGGGGAAGAACAGGAGAAGAAAGTTGGGTTCCTCCAGAAGGAATCTCTCATCGCGAACCAAGCGGGAAGACTTGCATCAAAAGCAGGAAGTGGATGATGAGGCAACAGAGGCTGCAACTAATGTGGGAGATGTAAAGACTGAAAGTTTGTCAGGCATCATTGAAGATGAGGAGCAGCTTCACGTGGCAGACAAAGACATTGGCTctgaagaaaggaaagaaacagTGTTTGAAACAGAGGAGCATGGCCACACTGGTGAGTCTCAAGAAAATCCTGTTTCTGGTGGCCAACTAGTGGAAACAGAGCATCAACCAACTCCAAATGATCCCTCTGCCATATCATCGTCTTCACCCAAACAAGATTCAGTGTCAGAATTGGCATCTAGtgggaaaagaagaaaaatgggATCTCACCGGAAGTCACATGgacaccaaaacaatgaaaaccaAACTGCAGGAGGGGACAGAATAACAGATACACAAAATGGGCAAGATGTCAGAGGTACCCGGGATCAAAGTGCCATCAAGACAACTGAAGAGCTGAGAGAAAAGTCCTTGGGCCTGGACAAAATACCAGAG GTTGATGAAAGTGACAAGACACCATCATCTAACATCAGCACCTCAAAGGAAGGAGAGCACTCGAGGCCTGTGAG TGACAAGACGCCTCAACCAGTGACTCCAATTCAACACCGTTCTGCTGATATCCGCCTGGGTCAAGAGAGTCAGACGAAGTTCTCTCTGG CAGGTAATGCCAGAGCAGCAGATCTTAGATCTAACGCTTACAATGTGATGATGATTGGAGACAGCAGTGTGGGCAAAACCTCCTTCATAAAAAGAGCTCAAAGTGGAAAGTTTTCTTTAGATTTACCCGCCTCTGTTG GTCTGGATTCCTGCATGTGGACTGTGGTAGTGGAAGGAAAACCTGTGGTGCTGCAGCTGTGGGATACTGCTGGTCAAGAAAG GTTTCACAGCATCACAAGACAGATTTTCCACAAAGCCCAGGCATTTCTCCTGATGTATGACATCACTTGCTCTCAGAGTTTTTCTGCAGTCAGCTACTGGGCAAGCTGTATTCAG GAAGATGCTGCAGAGGACGTGATGGTTTTACTTGTTGGGAATAAGAGTGATTGTGCAAAGCAGCAGGTAAAAACTCAGGAGGCGAAAAGTCTCGCTAAG GAATACAACTTTGAATTCATGGAGTGCAGCGCTGCCACAGGTGAAAATGTGGTTCAGTCTTTGGAAACTGTAGCCAG GATGTTGTGTCAAAGAGATGACACAAGAGAGGAGGCCATAGTGTTACACAAAGAGCCCCAAAAGAAAAAATCATCAGGATGTTGCTGA